The genomic stretch CAATCACTACTGTGACACTGCTGGCAAGGCTGGCTGCACTCACTCGGGCCGGAGGACCAGAGCCACTGGAGCCACTCACTGACTTTTTAGGAGAGACTGCTGAAGAGTTTGCCTCTGGCCGCTTGGGCTCAGTCTTTTCAGGAGATGCCTGTTGCTCTTTTGTGTGGACAGACAAGATATGGCGACTGAGAACAAAAGGATCTGCTATTTTAAAGTTGCAATGTCGGCACTGGTGAAGTTTCTTGCTGCGATGGGATAGGGAGTGCTTTTTCAGTTCAGATGGCCTGTGGAAGCCTTTCCCACACACCGCACATTTGTGCGGATAGTCTTTTGTGTGGACAGAAATGATATGGCGTTTCAAATCACTGGAATTGGAACTCTTGTGATCACAGTGGGCACAATGGTGGGTCTTATTCTCCTCATGAGTCAGTCCATGTTGGattagctcctcctcctcagcaaaAGTCTGAAAACAGCGTTCACACTTGAATGGCATTTCTTTACTGTGTTTGGTCTTGATGTGAGTCTTAAGGTTTGACGAATCAGCAGACTTGTAGTCGCAGTAGAGACAGGAATACGGcttctcacctgtgtgtgtgcgcatatgTTTTTTAAGTTCTGATGGGTGGCGGAAGCCCTTACCACACTCCACACAGATGTGAGGGAAACTTTTACTATGAACAGCCAAGAGGTGGCGGTTTAGCAGCCCCTGCTCAGCAGTTTCATAGTCACAAAACTTGCATTTGTGCAATTTGGAGGGTGGAGGTGGTGGCTGGGTTTTGGGTTCCCTTTGGTGCTGCAATCTGTGTGTGAAAAGCGCCGACTGCTGGTGGAACTCCTTCCCGCACATTTCACACTCAAATGGAGCTTTGCTGCTCAGAGCATGCACCTCCATGTGGTTGTGGAGGCTGGCCTTCTTATTAGTAGTGAAATCACAGTCTGTGCACTGGTATTTTTTCCTGGTCAGAACATCCTGGTGGTGGTTCTTAGTGTGCCGTTTAAGGAACCCACGCGACTTGAACTTCTTTCCACACAGCATACATGGATAGACCGTTAGAGGCTGACCATAGGGTCCAATGATGATGGCTGGAAACAACATTGACCAAATGAAaattgaataatttcacatgcATATCAACAGCAATACCACTAGTGTGTGCACACggtgatattttgttttctaacAATGTGCAGCACTTTCAGGACTAGCACTTGATATATAGCACACTTAAGAGTTTAGGACTGTTACCTGTCTGCACCTGCCGCGGCTCAGACCTTCTCTTCTTGCTGCGTTGCCTGTTGAGTTCATCAGTTCTATCAGACTCATCAATGTGCAGCAGAGCGCTTGCTGCCCCATTGCGATTTTCACAACCCTCGCCATCATCAGGACCTGGAGAAAAAGCTCAGTTTTAAAACTAGGGCAGGGTTACTACTGCATAAACACACAAGCTAGCTATGTtctttctcccactctctgCGCCATgcatgaaagagagagagcccTGCTGTACAGACAGTGGGACAGAAGAGTCTCAGCCCAgtcttgttttgtattttaatcatgaaaaaaaaaaaaaaaactggtatCAAAAGGAAACGCACGGCTAAAATCTTCAAACTAAGACTGATGTTAGATACATTACTTCCCATAAGCAAGAGGAGGGGAACCTTAACTtgtacaaaagaaacaaaaaatacctcaaaaggtaataaaaaaagataaaatgttgaGCCTATTATTTgggtaatatttaaaaatgattcaatCCCATacgaataaaaaaaattaaata from Periophthalmus magnuspinnatus isolate fPerMag1 chromosome 14, fPerMag1.2.pri, whole genome shotgun sequence encodes the following:
- the LOC129456136 gene encoding zinc finger X-chromosomal protein isoform X4, which translates into the protein MDEDDTRLSIQSREPKLILHGSEGDEEGVAMSDIPEDGLDQEQQDEDQDGCGDYLMISLDEAGKMVSEDGTEVTVEGAVEDHEVEKDEDGQEVIKVYIFKADSGEDDMGESVDISDNESMALADSGHPLREKMVYMSVGDSRHNQGNHGPDDGEGCENRNGAASALLHIDESDRTDELNRQRSKKRRSEPRQVQTAIIIGPYGQPLTVYPCMLCGKKFKSRGFLKRHTKNHHQDVLTRKKYQCTDCDFTTNKKASLHNHMEVHALSSKAPFECEMCGKEFHQQSALFTHRLQHQREPKTQPPPPPSKLHKCKFCDYETAEQGLLNRHLLAVHSKSFPHICVECGKGFRHPSELKKHMRTHTGEKPYSCLYCDYKSADSSNLKTHIKTKHSKEMPFKCERCFQTFAEEEELIQHGLTHEENKTHHCAHCDHKSSNSSDLKRHIISVHTKDYPHKCAVCGKGFHRPSELKKHSLSHRSKKLHQCRHCNFKIADPFVLSRHILSVHTKEQQASPEKTEPKRPEANSSAVSPKKSVSGSSGSGPPARVSAASLASSVTVVIGKGQKERRIYQCQYCDYSTGDASGFKRHVISIHTKDYPHRCEICSKGFRRPSEKNQHIMRHHKDVLQAE
- the LOC129456136 gene encoding zinc finger X-chromosomal protein isoform X3, producing MDEDDTRLSIQSREPKLILHGSETCVMALEGDEEGVAMSDIPEDGLDQEQQDEDQDGCGDYLMISLDEAGKMVSEDGTEVTVEGAVEDHEVEKDEDGQEVIKVYIFKADSGEDDMGESVDISDNESMALADSGHPLREKMVYMSVGDSRHNQGNHGPDDGEGCENRNGAASALLHIDESDRTDELNRQRSKKRRSEPRQVQTAIIIGPYGQPLTVYPCMLCGKKFKSRGFLKRHTKNHHQDVLTRKKYQCTDCDFTTNKKASLHNHMEVHALSSKAPFECEMCGKEFHQQSALFTHRLQHQREPKTQPPPPPSKLHKCKFCDYETAEQGLLNRHLLAVHSKSFPHICVECGKGFRHPSELKKHMRTHTGEKPYSCLYCDYKSADSSNLKTHIKTKHSKEMPFKCERCFQTFAEEEELIQHGLTHEENKTHHCAHCDHKSSNSSDLKRHIISVHTKDYPHKCAVCGKGFHRPSELKKHSLSHRSKKLHQCRHCNFKIADPFVLSRHILSVHTKEQQASPEKTEPKRPEANSSAVSPKKSVSGSSGSGPPARVSAASLASSVTVVIGKGQKERRIYQCQYCDYSTGDASGFKRHVISIHTKDYPHRCEICSKGFRRPSEKNQHIMRHHKDVLQAE
- the LOC129456136 gene encoding zinc finger Y-chromosomal protein 1 isoform X1, producing MDEDDTRLSIQSREPKLILHGSDEGGAGGQFVVELQETVLVSEGEGEGMAVHRFASEELVIQDAVEDVVSEYVHCDEDEDVAVETCVMALEGDEEGVAMSDIPEDGLDQEQQDEDQDGCGDYLMISLDEAGKMVSEDGTEVTVEGAVEDHEVEKDEDGQEVIKVYIFKADSGEDDMGESVDISDNESMALADSGHPLREKMVYMSVGDSRHNQGNHGPDDGEGCENRNGAASALLHIDESDRTDELNRQRSKKRRSEPRQVQTAIIIGPYGQPLTVYPCMLCGKKFKSRGFLKRHTKNHHQDVLTRKKYQCTDCDFTTNKKASLHNHMEVHALSSKAPFECEMCGKEFHQQSALFTHRLQHQREPKTQPPPPPSKLHKCKFCDYETAEQGLLNRHLLAVHSKSFPHICVECGKGFRHPSELKKHMRTHTGEKPYSCLYCDYKSADSSNLKTHIKTKHSKEMPFKCERCFQTFAEEEELIQHGLTHEENKTHHCAHCDHKSSNSSDLKRHIISVHTKDYPHKCAVCGKGFHRPSELKKHSLSHRSKKLHQCRHCNFKIADPFVLSRHILSVHTKEQQASPEKTEPKRPEANSSAVSPKKSVSGSSGSGPPARVSAASLASSVTVVIGKGQKERRIYQCQYCDYSTGDASGFKRHVISIHTKDYPHRCEICSKGFRRPSEKNQHIMRHHKDVLQAE
- the LOC129456136 gene encoding zinc finger X-chromosomal protein isoform X2; this translates as MAVHRFASEELVIQDAVEDVVSEYVHCDEDEDVAVETCVMALEGDEEGVAMSDIPEDGLDQEQQDEDQDGCGDYLMISLDEAGKMVSEDGTEVTVEGAVEDHEVEKDEDGQEVIKVYIFKADSGEDDMGESVDISDNESMALADSGHPLREKMVYMSVGDSRHNQGNHGPDDGEGCENRNGAASALLHIDESDRTDELNRQRSKKRRSEPRQVQTAIIIGPYGQPLTVYPCMLCGKKFKSRGFLKRHTKNHHQDVLTRKKYQCTDCDFTTNKKASLHNHMEVHALSSKAPFECEMCGKEFHQQSALFTHRLQHQREPKTQPPPPPSKLHKCKFCDYETAEQGLLNRHLLAVHSKSFPHICVECGKGFRHPSELKKHMRTHTGEKPYSCLYCDYKSADSSNLKTHIKTKHSKEMPFKCERCFQTFAEEEELIQHGLTHEENKTHHCAHCDHKSSNSSDLKRHIISVHTKDYPHKCAVCGKGFHRPSELKKHSLSHRSKKLHQCRHCNFKIADPFVLSRHILSVHTKEQQASPEKTEPKRPEANSSAVSPKKSVSGSSGSGPPARVSAASLASSVTVVIGKGQKERRIYQCQYCDYSTGDASGFKRHVISIHTKDYPHRCEICSKGFRRPSEKNQHIMRHHKDVLQAE